Below is a genomic region from Fundulus heteroclitus isolate FHET01 chromosome 5, MU-UCD_Fhet_4.1, whole genome shotgun sequence.
TTTTGTCTGATTCAAAGCAACTTATTTCAGTTCAAAAGTTTAACAACACAAAGGTAAAGTTCACTCTTGGCTCATAAAAAGTATGCAACAGTGGGAATATTTGATTTTATATGTGTTCAAATCCAAGTTTTCAGTTTATATTCCACATAAATGTTACCATCATTGTTGGTAGCAACAACAGATGTAATATATTTCATCTCTACCATCAAAACCCTTAAAATGCTTTCTGTATTAAATAACTAATGTTGGGTATAAATTACAGGCTGAACACACAATGCACACAGCATTTTCACTGTGTTTAATAATAAGGAGGAAcaaaacagctgtttgttagTTTTATGGATGAGGCTTTTTTGTTGTGAAAGTTAGCTACACTGATGCTATAAACACAGGAATAAACCCTTCGGTTTTTATCTAGGCTGTCCGGCCAACTGTATTAAGACCCTCGAAGACAATGCTggccctccaaaaaaaaatatctgatgaGCTGATCGGCAGGTAACAGACAGAACAGGCTGCTGTAAGGAGGGCAAACATCCAGCTAAATGCTTACTTCCTTAGCATTAGCTGCTAGGCACCTAAAGCTAAGGAAGTAAGCTAGGCAGCTGgcagcagctggagagagctgctgccagcttaagtgtttattaataaatatgctTTTAATGGAAATTTCATTTCAAGTCAAGAACAAATAACACTACTCTACTACTCCCATGGTAACTATTACAACATGAATCTTTCATGTTCTTTTATCGTCATCTGGCCCATCCCCGGAGCCACTGATCACCCTAATGCAGGTAATGCTGCTTTAAGGGTGCAGGTGGGAGCTACAAGCAGGAAGTCGGCTAAGCGACCAAAGAGAAGCACAGGTCGAGCCTGTCATATTCTACGAAGAGCAGAAGTGCAAAGAGGGACAATACTCTGTGCAGTTAGCACGTTTACCTGGAAACTACAGCAAAACGTTGTGggtgttctttatttttactgaAGTTCATGgatcaaaataacaataaatgttaGAATTTTAGAAGAATTGTatcaaaaaacaagttttttattCAAGTTTTCTGTAAATCCTGTAAAACTTTAGCTTTACTGAAAAGTTATCATGCTGTAAGGCGACAGACACACGTGCCTCGCTGTGGCCTTCCTACTGAACCGAAGTGAGCCTCCGGTCACGTACCTGGAGCGCTGAAGTCATCCGCTCTGCCCATCTGCACAGGGCGATCAGGGCTGAATCCATACCCCGGATCTCTGCTCTGGCTGGATGCTGCGCCTGGTGCGTCTCCAGGCTGGAACATGGTGTCAAACGAAGGGCTGTTTGGGTCGCTGAGCTCAGACTGAGCCCCGCCGGAGCTGCGCggcaaagcaaacaaacaagagGCTAGTGAGGCTGGCGCTGGCAGCTCTGGAGAAGACGGTCACAGCATCCAAGGCGGCCGCCTCCCGCTGTGGGTCCTACTCACTCATGTGGAGGAATGCCGGCCCTCTGCCTCAGGATTTCTCCCAGAGGGGAGTTCTCCAGCCTCTGGAACTTTTCCTGGCATGTCTTCATGTACGACAGTTTCCCTGCCATGTAGCCACAAAACCCAGCAACTGGACGAGGAAACGCACTCAGAAGCTTAGTTATATAATAATCAAACAGAAAATGGAGAACACGGATCATATGTtctactagggctgaacgattttggaaaataatctaattgtgatttttttatcttaatattaggatttaatgcgatttttttcagcttaatttatcatgtctttttaaacatatacaaacaacaaatcaatttgtttcttcgctgtgcagattagttgctaaaagacccacagcatctaaactcggagcagaaatgattgcgttctgcctacaatatatttcaaccaaaattgcaattttgacttttctctgcattaaccacaagcaacaaaaatggcctcttaataaagatgtttgtaaacaaaaactatttaaaacaagaacttttaatgtttctattaatcagaatattgttcaagagacagcttttagttgatttggacatcaatccttgttgaacataaagtcaaccaacaagcaagtctatgtattaaactgattgacctttACTTCGGCTATGTATgatatataaactctaaaacaaagtaataaaattaaattatctcactgctgcaactgtcttccttTCAATgtgaggcaaacccactttaaaaaaaaacttttaccacACCTAaagacgtgtctaattcccaaTTGTTACAACATAGCCAAAAAttcagactctgcgatttggaaattgcgttttttttaaattgcgatttttattgaaaaaatgcgattaattgttcagccctcaCTAATGTTCTTACTTTCATTAAATCAGAATCAAAGTCCTTTAAATAAATCCGTGAATATTTTACTACAGTAGGGGTGAGTAATCAGATTTCACTCACAGGCCCTTTAGGTAAGACCAAATCTTTGAGAAGGAGACAGAGTTTCCTACAAAGGTCAACAGATCGAGTCAGATTTAGGTGCAGCAGACATCCCAGCGGCCCGACGTGAGCAGCCAGCTTACCTCTGACGACCAGGGCTTGAGTGACCGCCCATGCTGACCACGGAGAAGGGCAGCGCTGCGGGGAAAGGAAACGGTTACGGTACAGAAAAAACCCGCGGCCATCTTTGAAGACGCTCGGTAAAGAAAGAATCAAACCCTTTTCGAGTGTCTCACTCACATCTATAATACAGGCTCTCACTGTTGCACTCTTTCAACaccctcttctcctcctctgtggGGATGTAGCCTGCACCCAGAAGCGCCTGCTGGTTGTGGCATAGACGTTAAATTAGAGGCAGTCAGTTCTAAACCCAGCCACCAGCATCACATCTCTCCACAAATACAGgaactgtctcagaaaattagaatattgtgataaagttctttattttctgtaatgcaattaaaaaacatgaaatgtcatacttctggattcattacaaatcaattGAAATATCGCAAgactttattgttttaatatcgcttgATTATGGcattacagcttaagaaaccctaaatatcctatctcaaaatattagaattatcgtgaaaaagtatactagtaggctattcactaatcacttgaatcgtctaattaactggaaacactgcagggtttcctgagcctgtgaaaaaacactcagcttggttcagtaaactaaatcacaagtatggtagtggtttaagagacgacataagattctcacagtaactggtgtactgaccatggcattactgtccttgattggcctgccaattcccctgacctgaaccccatagagaattgtggcgtattgtgaagaagaagctgaaagaacaccagacccaacaatgcaaatgagctaaaggccgctattgaagcatcctgggcatccataacacctcagcaatgccacaggctgattgcctccatgccacgccgcattgatgcagtatctgtgcaaaaggattcccaaccaagtactcaGTGCataatggacattttcagatgttttgattttgttttgctgttataatttcttttttttttcttggtcctgaggaaatattctaatattttgagataggaattttgagttttcttcagctgtaaccCCATAATCATGaagattaaaacaataaaaggcttgcgatatttcagttgatttgtaatgaatccagaaagTATGAcatttcacatgttttttaattgcattacagaaaataaagaactatATCACAAACGGTCTAATTTTCTGAACAGTCCCGTAGATAGCGCAACATCTCCCGAATCTCATGGNNNNNNNNNNNNNNNNNNNNNNNNNNNNNNNNNNNNNNNNNNNNNNNNNNNNNNNNNNNNNNNNNNNNNNNNNNNNNNNNNNNNNNNNNNNNNNNNNNNNNNNNNNNNNNNNNNNNNNNNNNNNNNNNNNNNNNNNNNNNNNNNNNNNNNNNNNNNNNNNNNNNNNNNNNNNNNNNNNNNNNNNNNNNNNNNNNNNNNNNNNNNNNNNNNNNNNNNNNNNNNNNNNNNNNNNNNNNNNNNNNNNNNNNNNNNNNNNNNNNNNNNNNNNNNNNNNNNNNNNNNNNNNNNNNNNNNNNNNNNNNNNNNNNNNNNNNNNNNNNNNNNNNNNNNNNNNNNNNNNNNNNNNNNNNNNNNNNNNNNNNNNNNNNNNNNNNNNNNNNNNNNNNNNNNNNNNNNNNNNNNNNNNNNNNNNNNNNNNNNNNNNNNNNNNNNNNNNNNNNNNNNNNNNNNNNNNNNNNNNNNNNNNNNNNNNNNNNNNNNNNNNNNNNNNNNNNNNNNNNTATTTGAAAAATCCCCAaaataatttacttattttccaACCAGAGGCAGGTTGTGGTTATTACAGGACTgcgatgtgtgttttttttacacctatTGCACACACCAAAATCAGCTAATTCCTACATCCACTACTCATTAGAACCGCTggttaagtaaaaaataaagcacaatgtacaaaaacaaacaaaaacaaaaaaaacattaacacacAGTACATTTATATTGTAGCACCATTCATTGTAGAACTCTAAAGGACAAAAGAATCATTTACACTTGGGTGGGGTTTACATCGTTCACAGGCTTGTGTTCCATGTGCCTTTTCAGAAAGCCTGAAGGAGAGCCTCAACATACAGGCCCACTGCAGCTGTCCATGCATGCAATGTTAGGCAGCTATAAATTCAGAAGATAGCTCTGCTCTTCCATTTTTTTGAGAGAGTTGTCTCGTGTTATTGCTAACagaaggcacaaaaaaaaaaatgtccaaaagtgGATGATAGAGTGCTATTTAACTTAGAAAGGGACTGGTCCGTAGAAGGCGGTGTACGCTGCCACGATGCCTTCGGTGTCAGCCATGTCATCGCAGGCAACATTCAGCTCACACACCTCTTTCaagctgcaaaaaacaaacaaacaggggAAATAGAGTCAGACATGTGCAAGAACATTTTTAGATATTACAGGACAAGCAATTAGCCAAACTAACGTCTAGACAACCGAAGCTTAAATTTGTTCCCGTTAAGCAGTTCGGTTTCGTCGGCTGGTAGTACCTTTCCAGCTGCAGGGGGCTGAGCTTGCCTTGGACAGCTCTTCTTCTCCTGAGAATAACCGAAGCCAGGTCTCTCTTCATAACCACATGGGAATCTGAGGGAAGAAAAGGATGAGAACATGTTTAAAGATTCTCGCTTTGAATCCTAACAGAACTATATTTCTAAAACTATGCAAACAAATCATAATTACCTTCAGCACTGGCTGActctgaggaggatgaggaggagagaggaggaggaagatgaagagCAGCAGAGTCAGACGCTGAGGAGTCAGAGGCTGAAGAGTTGGATTCAGAGGAGGAGGATTCTGAGGAGGACGATTCTGAGGAGGACGATTCTGAGGATTCGGCGGAGGAGGACTCAGACGACTCGGTGGactcagaggaggaggaggactctGACGTTGAATCAGAGGCCGAAGAGTCAGACGCGGAGTCAGAGGCCGAGTCGGATGCAGAGTCAGATGCAGAGGATGAAGCTGAATCAGACTCAGATGAGGAAGAAGACGAAGAAACGGGAGCTGCATCGGCTGCGGGGTCGGCGGCCGTGTCAGCAGCAGGATCCACGATGACCTCGGGTTCTACAGCTGAGCAGGACAGGACAAAATGGTAAAGTCGTTTTCAGGTATTTACGTTGTCCGCACACAGCCCAGAGAGCAATAGCATTTGGTCCTTACCTCCCATGGACCAGCACACCGACAGAAGAGCACAGATGGAGAGCAGAGCCAGCGTCTTCATGGTGTCTTGTAGAGAGGTTCTCTCAGAAGccaagcagattttttttttttatcggctGCTTTTCTTCCGATGTCTTTGACTGTTTCTGTACCCAAAGTCGAGGTCAATATATACTGTAGTCCAGCTCTATAGTCGGAGCAGACCCACACACTAAAACAGAagtctctgattggctggagaATCAAAATATCAACGTTCCAGCTTCCACTTGTCATGGAAGCTCCAACAAACACCCACGCAACCCCTGGCACTGAATCGCAAAACTCATGCAGCCACAAGCATTCCTTTCATTTGCCTGTTTGCAGACTACATGGCAGGACTTGTACATCTGAAATGCCTTGTAAAAGTCTTcactgggacttttttttttttttttacgttttgcCATGCTGCAGGCATaaacttaaatgcattttggTGGGGATTTAGTGAAATagatcaggaaatattaaacaactgttattattattttctttcttagaatctgcatttttttattaaaggtgTGCACATATCCCAGTTTATTCTGCAGATAAAATCTTTGACTATGGGACAGCTTGAACCCTACGCTTAATGCACATGGTGATATTGCTATTTCTGTCCAAGataggaaacaaaaaaactggtAATAGAGAGATGACTTGCATTGTTTATCTTCCCAGattatttagtatttatttaaaacatttatttggatgttttttcttttttatttgttggcattttgtttgtttttatttcaattttgttttgtgtttggacaGTATTTTTGCTGTTGTGTTTCCTGGGTTTTattatactattttttttattaattttgtatgtttgtgtttttgattgtttctgatttgttttctagttgctcctattttaggTCAATTGACAATTAATACTATTTCCTTTTAGATTAATTCCATGTGTTTCCCTTCAGTCGCTGTTCATTAAACTCCTCACCTCAGCTCCTCTGGTCTCGTTAGTTTAGCTGTTCCTCATCCCTCCTGATTAGCGCTTCTTTTGCTGGTCATTTGTCCTCAGTATATATTCCGTCTGGTTCACTTTGTTCCCCGCTGGTTTCTTCCATTTGATTTTCTGCTTCCTGTAGATTTGTTAATTCTATGCTCCCTCTGGCTGCATTATTTTCTCCATGCCTGGTGTTCGTTGTCCTGAGTTCATTTGTAAGTTGGTTTTGTTTTGAGTCGGTGGGTGATTGGGATTTAACCAAGTGTCTGACTTGAAGGAAACAGGCCAAAAGAGTTTTGGGCAGCCCAAATCTAGTTAGAAGCTCTGTGAAGTCATTGAAAGTGTTTTCTTTGTAAAGGTGCTTTATCTGTAGTAGGCCCATTTCTCACCTGGTAGGGGAAAGTTGGGTGAGTTGTGCCAGTTTTTACGTAAACTGACTTTAAAGCGAGACCATGACAGTAATTCTTCCAACTACGTACAAGCATGTACATATATTTCAGGATGTGGTGCATTCCTGGGAACAATCACTGGATCTGAAATATAGAAAGTAAGAAACATAGCTTTCTGAGAAAAAGTTGTCTTGTGTTGCAACTTGCCCCCAGTCCCCCCAAGTTGTACCTTTGGAGAGAATAAATTATGCCATTGATTATTGAAGTAAAATAAGGATATTTTAATCCCAGAAACTGTGATTCCATATAAAGGCATAGACAAGTTCAGTATAAAATTACTCAGTAATTATTACTATTTTaaggtttatttaaagttaCATTGCAACATCAACAGGCAATCTTCTACAAGCCTATTGTGACACAAGAGCTCCTCAAAGGTCAGttttcttaaaggggacatataatGTTTCATAATTCTTCCCTTTCCcatgtaaattatttaattatggtCTAtggtggaactgcaatgctttagtCTGAATTTCTCATTGTCGTAGCTCTACATCCTccctcttttacccctgttctgagatgcgtctgagagcaactcgttttggtgccatctctttagatttaaaggaCACACTTCACTTCAATTGCCCCCAATTCTAAACTCGCATGCAATGACGTTCTCTTCTTTGCAGGATGAGTGAAATGGCTGACACTTCAAAAAAATATGTGGTCATATTTCTTTTATAGTTACCTAGAAACAGGGGGTGGCACAACTCACCCCGTTCTCCCCTACAGAAGATTGGATCAAAGCTGGATGGTGggaacaaagtttttttttttaaagctgaagcTACAGCGGAGGGTTCTTGCAAACAGTGGTGTTAACGAAACTGAATCAAAATTTTCAAGGACTTGGTGACCATAGGGTTTTGTTAAATGTTATGGATCTAAAGAGGAAATGTTGCACAGATAACAGACTGTAGCAAGAACTTTGAGGATTGCAGCCCTATCCGGGCCCAGGAGGGGCATTTTTCAGCACTACCGTTGAGCCGGCAGCAGAGCTTGTTGATGTTGTTGTAAGATTGAGTGAAATTTGGTAATGCAAGACCTCCCAGCTCATTAGGGAGTTGCAGAACAGTTTTGCTAATGCAGGGAAGCCTGCCAGACCACATAAAAGAGGATACCATCTGATCTAGTTGGGGAAAAACAtatcttttaataaatattgtAATATGTTGGAACAGTTAGAACTGATCTAATGAAGATGGTAGTCCTCTTAAAATTTATCTGCCAGTCAAGGAAAGGGGGGGAGAAGACCAGGGAGTCATGTCCTGCTCACACTTCTCAACCAGGGCAGAGAATTTCAATAAAAGAGGTCATGGAAGGAGGGAGACATAAAACCTCCCAAATATCAAAATCCTTCTGAAACTATCCTGCACAGGAAGAGGGATGTTGCCAAGCTCCAGGACAGGTGATTGCCTGGAGAAGTCCACTTTTATCAAATTTAATCTATCATCTGAGTATTTGCCAAACTGAGTTAGTATGTCTATGAATAACTGGAATAGACAAAACTGGGTTTGATACATACTGCAGCAAATTATCTGCCTAAAGGTTTATAGGTAATGCCATTTTTGGTGATGCCCTCCACTCTGGCCTGCTGAAGCCAGATAGCGAATGGTACCACTTTTAATGGGAATAAGAAGGGAGAGTGAGGACAGTGAGGACCCCTGCTCTAAACATTCATTAGGACACAAGCAGTGGGAGAGTCATAGAGCAATCTGATCCATGCAATAAAATCAGTTGACAAGAATTTTTGATTAATATGATACATAAATATGATATGAATTTGATACAAATATTGTCCCTCAGCTTTGTCGAGCATTTTCTACATACAGGTAAATATCACTTCCAGTACCCGAGGGTCAGGTGACCCACTGATATTAGTGATATTAGAAAAGTCTtgcattgaaaaattagctcCTTCTGGCCATGAAACCAGTCTGATCAGATTGTATCACAACAGGAAGGACTTGCTGTAATAGTGTGGCTAGGATCTTCGCAAGAATTTTCTGATCCACATTTAAGAAAGAAATAGGCCTGTAATAAGGGGatccttgtctttttttctaacGGAAGAGAGATATTAGCTTCAGACAGGGTCAGGGGCAATCTATCTCTAATTTAAGATTTGTTATAAAGATTACCAATCAATCAaccgatcgatcgatcgatcgatcaaTCAGTCAATGAAAACTTATATAGCATTTTCCAACAATTCGAATGGTGCTCAAAGTGCTTTGCATGTCTGGAGTAATGGAACAAGTTGgaacaaatgagaaaaaaacataagatACTTAGTATCGcgattaaaagattaaaaaaagagctACACCTAAACAATAACTGAGCATCCCATGCCTGCTTGTAGCTGTGATCTCAAAACTTGTAGCACAGTAATAGATTGCAGTTCTGTTGGCAAGGCGCTcaggaaatgttaaaaacaacaacagtttaATCATGCCTCCATTTTTACATATCTTGCCTTTGGGACTTCTAGATTTCCAAAGACAAGGCTCAGAAAGCCTTGACATGATGGCAAACTTAAAagctctgtcaagtaaattaaAGCAAGGCCTGTAATATGCAGAAGCAGGACTCTGATTTCAACCGACACAGGTCAGTGgcgttttcaatgtttttatttacaagcaGGAAGTGGACTCGCCCTCTCCACAAGCAGTAGCTCGCACTTAGTGTGGTTAACCCCTGaggcagagacaacaggttagttaACAGTGGTTGGTTCACGGTAGCAATGTGTAGGACTTATCCACTAACCTGAAGTTGGGGTAGCTGAGTCTGGAGAGCCGGCAGAAAACCAAGCGGACTGATCCGGGAGTGGAGGTCCGGGAGTGGAGGTCCGTTAGCGGGCGAACTGGCAGGGATCCGATAGGGGCTTTTCCAGGGGCGTAATTCAGGAGAGTCCAGGTCCAGGTTCGTTCACGGGTGGGCTCAGAAGAAACACAGgggtcaggaaacaggcagacaggcagggaAGAGAACGCTGGAATGCTCATTCGATTtgcttgagacaatctggcactggcatCTGATCTGCACAGGGATTATAAGGAGGTGAAAACAGATGGAACCAATGAGGACTAATTGCAGACACGGTGGAGATGAGCAGGTGAACTGATGGGACAGATCAGTGCCAATGCCAGTGCCGAGATCATCACAAGGCCATTGATAGTTTTGAATACAAACACCAGGACCTTAAAGTCTATCCTAACGTGTACTGGACTTCAGTGGAGAGATGATGAAATGGGGGTGATATGGGCATGTTTAGGAGCATTGGAGAGAAATCTGAATAGTAATAATAGAAAAGGCTTCACTTTTGACAAGGGCCTTATCTGAAAAAGCTTGCTCTGAGCACAGTTATAGCCTGCTTGTGAACTTAATGGTAGAAGAGTCAAAATTAGGGGCATGGAAATGTGGTTTGGGGCAGAATACAATGTACTCAGTTTTCCCCTCATTTAGGTCCAATGaacagctaaccgctaacctagccgctaagctaaccagatacataaacaccagaATTACATCTGAAtacatgcgcagccagcaagcagaaactcagAAGGAAAGAGCACGGACACATTACATGAGCctgtcagaatgattgacatgaGTGAAAACCAATAGATAgatggaacttgagggacagagggaggTGAGTATATGACGTCTATGGATGAGTGCAGGAACAAAACTttgacaaatccatgcccttcggATGCAGCTCCAAAGGGCTCCCACAGCTCCAatggataaatatttttttcaacctcatttttattaatacataATGTATAAACTACTTtctggatggaaggatgattttactcagtgtaacaaaaagtgtttcttagCAGGATCACCAACTATAGCATTAAAGTAGGACCATGATCTTAGATCACAATGCTGTGATAATTACTGGAATTAACCCAATTTAATAGCTCTTCATTGAGGAAGAAGTCGGTTCTTGAGTATTTGCAATAAAAATTGGAGGAAATAGAAAAGCCTTGGGAAAATGGATTAAAGGATCTCCAGCGGGCAGGGTTGAATGCCAGGAATAAAGTCCCAAAGTCCAAGTAGCGTCACTCAATGACAAAGAAACCAAAGTACACTCCAGTCAGCTGGAGAGGGTACCTCGGAGCCTGTGATGGTCATAGCCATGGCTACTAGCAAGTTAGCATGAATACTGACCATTCAGGTtacaaattagaaatattctacTTAATCCATCTacctagtccatgcatttgttacttcaaggctggactattgtaattctttactatcaggaagtccacaaaatgcagttcaaagtcttcagctgatccaaaatgctgcggcaagagttctgatgaaaatcaaccagagggatcatatttctccaattttagcttcccttcattgggcttcctgttaaatcaagaatagaatttaaaattcttcttctaacgtataaagcccttaataatcaagctccatcatatatcagagctctgattaccccgtatgttcctaacagagcacttcgctctcagactgcaggtctgctggtggttcctaggagtctctaaaagtagaatgggaggcagatcctttagctatcaggctcctctcctgtggaaccaactcccagttttggtccgtgaggcagacaccctgtctacttttaagactaatcttaaaactttcctttttgacaaagcttatagttagagtggcttatgttaccctgagctacctctatagttatgctgctataggcttaggctgccagaggacatcagggtctatttttctcactctactgagttctcctactgttccccAATTTGTAtcgtttgttgttatttcaacttttaaatttgtgttctctctctctctcttttctcttcatagtaggtacacctagtctggtgttctgttagctgtgacatgaTCCAGGGGCAGATTATCTCCCATTatcatataacatagaaaggattccagGATCAATGtgggcttctgtgctttttttgagtctctgctctgtcttctctaacccccagtcggtcgaggcagatggcccccttcacactgagcctggttctgatggaggtttccTTCCTGTTACAGGGGAACTCCAGACCCATGGTAACTCCAAAGTTACCATGGGTCTATTGGCTCATTTTCCATGTAATACTCTCCTTGCCTGTCAC
It encodes:
- the LOC118563112 gene encoding OCIA domain-containing protein 1-like; the protein is MAGKLSYMKTCQEKFQRLENSPLGEILRQRAGIPPHDSGGAQSELSDPNSPSFDTMFQPGDAPGAASSQSRDPGYGFSPDRPVQMGRADDFSAPVQSYVQDDEEPRKKAILYEDLRLKNRENYEVTLIQKADTMLKGPSAKDPEGGKKPVKKNIYGDTWEE
- the bglapl gene encoding osteocalcin 2, whose amino-acid sequence is MKTLALLSICALLSVCWSMGAVEPEVIVDPAADTAADPAADAAPVSSSSSSSESDSASSSASDSASDSASDSASDSSASDSTSESSSSSESTESSESSSAESSESSSSESSSSESSSSESNSSASDSSASDSAALHLPPPLSSSSSSESASAEDSHVVMKRDLASVILRRRRAVQGKLSPLQLESLKEVCELNVACDDMADTEGIVAAYTAFYGPVPF